One genomic window of Methanosalsum zhilinae DSM 4017 includes the following:
- a CDS encoding BCCT family transporter, which yields MKDEQKGLTSFSEAAKTPTFLISLFLAGSFVLVGVLFPEPFGEYMDLTFTWMVDSLGWSFILGGSIFLVLIVYLMLSPLGEIKLGGDYEKPAYSNMAWFAMLFSCGMGIGLLFWGVSEPIWHYMWPPHGEANTAESVHIAMRYSFFHWGFHPWAIYSVVAGSLAYFSYRKGLPMLLSSTLEPILGRKGIEGGWGVLVNTIGVLATLFGIATTLGLGVMQIGAGLEELFGFVSTPDLWVLIIVVVTILAVISTSTGIDRGIKWLSQLNLTIAALLLVLIFIVGPTLFILDIFTHSVGGYLQNLLQMSFWIDPAAEGADGWSAAWTIFYWAWWISWAPFVGSFIARVSRGRTIRSFVVGVMLAPTAVGMVWFSVFGGSALYIEHFGAAGIAELVEIDSALGFFSALSHFPYSSVLIAVAMISVAIFFITSSDSGTYVIGMLTSKGNPNPPLILRIIWGSLEGAFAAVLLLAGGLEALRTASIIGGFPFMIIMVLMLYCLLKALYIELHEESLPMERARLRATLKEIRDKAEKKEAEEQ from the coding sequence TTGAAAGATGAACAAAAAGGGCTTACCTCATTCTCTGAAGCTGCAAAAACACCTACATTCCTGATCTCTTTATTTCTAGCAGGCAGCTTTGTTCTAGTTGGTGTTCTGTTTCCAGAACCTTTCGGAGAATATATGGATTTAACTTTTACATGGATGGTAGACAGTCTCGGCTGGTCATTCATACTTGGAGGAAGTATTTTTCTTGTTTTGATTGTATATCTGATGTTAAGTCCGCTGGGTGAAATCAAGCTTGGTGGAGATTATGAAAAACCGGCTTATTCCAACATGGCATGGTTTGCCATGCTTTTCAGCTGCGGTATGGGTATAGGTCTATTATTCTGGGGTGTCTCTGAACCAATCTGGCACTACATGTGGCCACCCCACGGGGAGGCAAATACTGCAGAATCAGTTCACATAGCTATGAGGTATTCATTTTTCCACTGGGGATTCCATCCATGGGCTATTTACTCAGTGGTTGCCGGCTCCCTTGCATATTTTTCATACAGAAAAGGATTACCAATGCTACTGAGTTCCACACTGGAACCTATCCTTGGACGGAAAGGTATTGAAGGTGGTTGGGGTGTACTTGTAAATACCATTGGTGTTCTTGCAACCCTCTTTGGAATAGCTACAACCCTTGGTCTGGGAGTCATGCAGATAGGAGCTGGACTTGAAGAATTATTTGGTTTTGTAAGTACACCAGATCTATGGGTTTTGATAATAGTTGTTGTTACTATTCTGGCGGTCATATCTACCTCAACCGGAATAGACCGGGGTATCAAGTGGCTAAGTCAGCTCAACCTTACAATTGCTGCTCTTCTTTTAGTCCTGATATTCATTGTTGGTCCTACACTGTTTATTCTGGACATATTCACCCATTCTGTAGGGGGTTATCTGCAAAACCTTTTGCAGATGTCTTTCTGGATTGACCCTGCTGCAGAGGGTGCTGATGGATGGAGTGCAGCATGGACAATATTCTACTGGGCATGGTGGATTTCCTGGGCGCCCTTTGTTGGTTCATTTATAGCCCGTGTTTCCCGGGGCCGGACAATTAGAAGTTTTGTTGTAGGCGTGATGCTTGCACCTACTGCTGTTGGTATGGTCTGGTTCAGTGTCTTTGGAGGTTCCGCACTTTATATTGAGCATTTCGGAGCAGCTGGTATTGCTGAACTGGTAGAAATTGATTCTGCATTAGGATTCTTCAGTGCGCTCAGCCATTTTCCATATTCTAGCGTACTCATTGCAGTGGCCATGATTTCAGTTGCTATCTTCTTCATAACATCTTCAGACTCGGGAACTTATGTGATCGGTATGCTTACATCCAAAGGAAATCCAAATCCACCACTTATACTCAGGATAATATGGGGTAGTCTTGAAGGCGCCTTTGCTGCGGTTCTACTTCTTGCCGGTGGACTGGAAGCGCTGCGAACCGCTTCGATCATTGGAGGATTTCCATTCATGATCATAATGGTCCTGATGCTCTATTGTCTGCTGAAGGCTCTCTATATCGAGTTACATGAAGAATCATTGCCAATGGAAAGAGCCAGACTGAGAGCAACTCTAAAAGAGATCCGGGATAAGGCGGAAAAAAAGGAGGCAGAGGAACAATGA
- a CDS encoding CBS domain-containing protein produces the protein MQLPTPETIKKKRTELLMTQNELAKRAGVSQPLIARIEAGDVDPRLSTLRKIFDALEEVENENILVKDVMHYPVIHISPEDTVDRAVHLMEEYGFSQIPIISNGVPIGSISEDMIVKSMADKKSSAISKMKSIDLMEGSFPTVSPDNDISIVSPILERSHAVLVMEKGTVVGVITKHDVMKLLHS, from the coding sequence ATGCAACTTCCCACACCTGAAACTATCAAGAAAAAAAGAACTGAACTTCTAATGACTCAAAATGAGCTTGCTAAAAGGGCTGGTGTAAGTCAACCACTGATTGCAAGAATCGAAGCTGGAGACGTTGATCCCAGATTATCAACCCTGAGAAAAATATTTGATGCTCTTGAAGAGGTTGAAAATGAAAATATACTGGTAAAAGATGTCATGCATTATCCGGTTATTCATATATCTCCGGAGGATACTGTAGATCGGGCTGTTCATTTGATGGAAGAATATGGTTTTTCTCAGATTCCTATAATTTCTAACGGGGTTCCCATTGGAAGTATATCTGAAGATATGATCGTAAAATCTATGGCCGATAAGAAAAGTTCGGCAATTTCAAAGATGAAATCAATTGACCTTATGGAAGGTTCTTTTCCGACTGTATCTCCGGATAATGACATTTCAATCGTGTCTCCTATACTTGAAAGGAGTCATGCAGTACTGGTTATGGAAAAAGGAACTGTTGTGGGCGTTATAACCAAGCACGATGTCATGAAATTATTGCATTCCTGA
- a CDS encoding pyridoxal-phosphate-dependent aminotransferase family protein, with the protein MDLEDKLLMMPGPVPVAPRILRAMSKPMINHRSMEFSKIYDDCRKSLKKIFNTNNDIFVISGSGTAAMEAAIGCTLGKNDSIVAVENGKFGERFKIIASRYGKVIPAEFEWGESIDLDLVEDKLSEGAKAIAMVHNETSTGILNPAEDIGKLAKKYDALFIMDGVTSIGGDEVMVDKWGVDIAVVGSQKCIGAPPGLSMISVSEKAFDLMEGVDSVPYYSDLKAYKKSADKELTQTPYTPAIPLFYGLQESLNIIMEEGMDARINRHRTFAMAVRKAMESMDIEMFPSLNEYSGYSNTVSAMKAPESINGNDLKREMLERGIIIAGGQAHLSGKIFRIGNMGNINANSLLTTLQSLETVLHKHGHITDFGAGIEAASDVLDKVL; encoded by the coding sequence ATGGATCTGGAAGATAAATTGCTTATGATGCCCGGGCCTGTTCCGGTAGCACCACGTATTCTTAGAGCTATGTCAAAGCCAATGATAAATCATAGAAGTATGGAATTTTCAAAGATTTATGATGACTGCCGGAAAAGTCTGAAAAAGATATTCAATACCAATAACGACATCTTTGTTATAAGTGGTTCTGGCACAGCTGCTATGGAAGCTGCAATAGGTTGTACTTTAGGGAAAAACGATTCAATTGTTGCAGTAGAAAATGGTAAATTTGGTGAAAGGTTTAAGATCATAGCTTCAAGATATGGAAAGGTCATTCCTGCAGAGTTTGAGTGGGGGGAATCTATAGACCTTGATCTGGTTGAAGATAAGTTATCAGAAGGCGCAAAAGCAATTGCAATGGTGCACAATGAAACATCCACCGGTATCTTAAATCCTGCAGAGGATATCGGCAAACTTGCAAAAAAATATGATGCTCTGTTTATAATGGATGGTGTTACATCCATTGGTGGAGATGAGGTTATGGTTGATAAGTGGGGTGTTGATATTGCTGTTGTGGGGTCTCAAAAATGTATTGGTGCTCCACCTGGTCTTTCGATGATATCTGTAAGCGAAAAAGCATTTGATCTTATGGAAGGTGTAGATTCAGTACCATATTATTCGGACCTTAAAGCCTATAAGAAAAGTGCAGATAAAGAACTAACTCAGACTCCATATACTCCTGCTATACCGCTGTTTTACGGACTTCAGGAATCCCTTAATATAATAATGGAGGAGGGAATGGATGCAAGAATCAATAGACACAGGACATTTGCCATGGCTGTTAGGAAGGCAATGGAATCAATGGACATTGAAATGTTTCCGTCATTAAACGAATACAGCGGATATTCAAATACTGTTTCGGCCATGAAGGCACCTGAATCCATCAATGGGAATGATCTGAAAAGAGAAATGCTTGAGAGAGGTATAATTATAGCTGGTGGACAGGCACACCTTAGCGGTAAGATTTTCAGGATAGGAAATATGGGTAATATAAATGCAAACAGCCTGCTAACAACTCTGCAGTCACTTGAAACTGTTCTTCATAAGCATGGTCATATAACGGATTTTGGTGCAGGAATAGAAGCTGCTTCTGATGTTTTGGATAAAGTTTTATAA
- the ribC gene encoding riboflavin synthase — MKTIGVVDTTFARFNMGSAVVDEIKQHVSARIKRVTVPGIKDLPVASKKLIEEEDCDLVIALGMPGSKDIDKVCAHEASTGLIQAQLMTNRHIIEVFVHENEAGSDKELAYLMEKRSREHALNAVKLLFKPEELVKQAGTGQRQGFEDVGSIGM; from the coding sequence ATGAAAACTATAGGGGTTGTTGATACTACATTTGCACGTTTTAACATGGGTAGTGCAGTAGTCGATGAGATTAAACAACACGTATCAGCAAGAATTAAACGTGTGACTGTACCTGGAATAAAGGATCTTCCGGTTGCCAGTAAGAAATTGATCGAAGAGGAGGACTGTGATCTTGTGATTGCACTGGGAATGCCGGGTTCAAAGGATATTGATAAGGTATGTGCCCATGAAGCTTCCACCGGTTTGATCCAGGCCCAGCTTATGACCAACAGGCACATAATAGAAGTATTTGTTCATGAAAATGAAGCAGGTAGCGACAAAGAACTTGCATATCTGATGGAAAAACGCTCACGTGAACATGCATTAAATGCTGTCAAGCTGCTGTTTAAGCCTGAAGAACTGGTCAAACAGGCTGGAACTGGGCAACGTCAGGGCTTTGAGGATGTAGGTTCAATTGGAATGTAA
- the ribH gene encoding 6,7-dimethyl-8-ribityllumazine synthase, giving the protein MSIKLGFVVAEFNRDLTYQMELLGKEHAKFLGAEVVDTILVPGVYDMPLAIKNLCKRNDIDAVVTMGMVIEGVTEHDEIVVQHASRKIIDLSLEFDKPVTLGIAGPGMTRMEAHQRVDYAKRAVEAAVKLVQRL; this is encoded by the coding sequence ATGTCAATAAAACTGGGATTTGTTGTAGCTGAATTTAATAGAGACCTTACATATCAGATGGAATTACTTGGAAAGGAGCATGCAAAATTTTTGGGAGCTGAGGTAGTAGATACCATTCTTGTACCAGGAGTATATGACATGCCTCTTGCAATCAAGAATCTATGTAAGAGAAATGATATTGATGCGGTAGTAACAATGGGAATGGTTATAGAAGGTGTTACTGAGCATGATGAAATCGTAGTGCAGCACGCTTCCAGAAAAATCATTGACCTGTCATTGGAATTCGATAAACCGGTTACTCTGGGGATTGCAGGGCCTGGAATGACCCGTATGGAAGCTCATCAGAGAGTGGATTATGCCAAGAGGGCTGTGGAAGCGGCTGTTAAGCTTGTACAGAGACTATAA
- a CDS encoding pyridoxal phosphate-dependent aminotransferase, translated as MASTRLKRMEESATIRIANIANRLNKQGADVISFSLGEPDFDTPKHICDAASKAMFDGATHYAPSMGIPELRKTIAEKLCTENRLDVTEDNILVTPGAKQAIFEIMMSVLDDNDEAILFDPAWVSYDPCVKFAGANSVWVPTDPDNGFMPEDVSEYITPKTRIIVVNSPCNPTGGVYDRDVLKQIADVAIDNDLFVLSDEIYEKIIYEREHVSIGSMDGMEERTITVNGFSKAYAMTGWRLGYACAPPEILKGLLKIHSHSVSSATTFAQYGGVAALTGDQEPVSEMVREFRTRRDILLDGLNSLGIRCKKPDGAFYAFADVSDYGTGDEVAEEMLSKAHVAVTPGSAFGESGKDFIRISYATSQSRIHEALERIESIL; from the coding sequence ATGGCATCTACAAGGCTTAAGCGAATGGAAGAATCGGCAACAATTCGAATAGCAAACATTGCAAACAGATTAAATAAACAGGGGGCAGATGTAATAAGTTTTAGTCTGGGGGAGCCTGATTTTGATACCCCAAAGCATATTTGTGATGCTGCATCAAAAGCCATGTTTGATGGAGCAACCCATTATGCACCTTCAATGGGAATTCCGGAACTTAGAAAAACAATTGCAGAAAAGCTTTGTACTGAAAACAGGCTTGATGTAACTGAAGACAATATCCTGGTAACACCAGGAGCAAAACAGGCCATTTTTGAGATAATGATGTCGGTTCTTGATGATAATGATGAAGCGATTCTGTTTGATCCAGCGTGGGTCTCCTATGATCCATGTGTCAAGTTTGCAGGTGCAAACAGCGTATGGGTTCCAACAGATCCCGATAATGGATTTATGCCTGAAGATGTATCTGAATACATAACACCAAAGACCCGCATCATAGTTGTAAATAGTCCATGTAATCCTACAGGCGGGGTATATGATAGGGATGTGCTTAAGCAGATTGCAGATGTAGCTATAGACAATGACCTGTTTGTCCTCTCTGATGAGATATATGAAAAGATAATTTATGAAAGAGAACATGTAAGTATCGGATCGATGGATGGCATGGAGGAGAGAACCATTACTGTAAATGGCTTTTCAAAAGCTTATGCAATGACTGGTTGGAGGCTTGGGTATGCATGTGCCCCTCCTGAGATCCTTAAAGGCCTGTTAAAAATTCATTCGCATTCTGTAAGCAGTGCTACAACATTTGCCCAGTATGGTGGAGTAGCAGCACTTACAGGTGATCAGGAACCTGTAAGTGAAATGGTCCGGGAATTCAGGACAAGACGTGATATTCTGTTAGATGGGTTGAATTCGCTGGGAATCAGATGCAAAAAGCCTGACGGTGCATTTTACGCATTTGCTGATGTAAGCGATTACGGCACCGGTGATGAGGTTGCAGAAGAGATGTTGTCAAAAGCGCATGTGGCAGTTACGCCAGGATCTGCTTTTGGAGAAAGTGGAAAAGATTTTATCCGTATATCTTATGCAACATCTCAGTCAAGGATACATGAAGCTCTAGAAAGAATTGAAAGCATTCTTTAA
- a CDS encoding adenylyltransferase/cytidyltransferase family protein: MTRVLATGTFDILHPGHVHYLTEAKKLGDELFVIVAWESMIKHKPRPIIPTKQRVMMVNELKVVDRAIAGSKHDIFEPLRKINPDIIALGHDQHFDQQELEKTLKEKGFDIKVVRVSKFRECDICSSGKIIKEIIDRYSTDK, from the coding sequence TTGACAAGGGTGCTTGCAACAGGTACATTTGATATTTTACATCCGGGACATGTGCACTATCTTACTGAAGCAAAAAAGCTGGGAGATGAACTATTCGTAATTGTTGCATGGGAATCCATGATCAAACATAAGCCCAGACCTATAATACCTACAAAACAGCGCGTAATGATGGTAAATGAACTAAAAGTTGTTGACAGAGCAATTGCAGGAAGTAAGCATGATATATTTGAACCACTAAGAAAAATTAATCCAGACATCATTGCATTGGGACATGATCAGCATTTTGACCAGCAGGAACTTGAAAAAACACTGAAGGAAAAAGGGTTTGATATAAAGGTTGTTCGTGTTTCTAAATTCCGGGAATGTGATATTTGCAGCAGTGGTAAGATTATTAAAGAAATCATTGACCGTTATTCAACTGACAAATGA
- a CDS encoding PAS domain S-box protein, whose protein sequence is MNIKIRDFCELLFGDLQNGIWVVDKNGSVVFANSSMKRFLGIEDNNRSMGIFDKYLSQQSLNGVVYYDRLAVKVKTLLQVIPFENMTMETTSGNHLYGSGMLIPYLDENSNYSGFFGVLENIKSCQNEKEFFGSKKSSEKKLQSVYRNSPVVAFLWSAEKDWPVKYVSENISQFGYIAEELMSGNLKYGDLIHPEDIDKVRNEVARYESEGKTFFSQEYRILTKKGKVRWVIERSLIERNEDGIPIHFQGIIIDITERKKAEKALEESEKKFRALFENANDAILLHDLDGNFLEVNKVACSKLGYARDELLKMNIKDFISPECTLTAYEMIKKAKDDKHSVFEVVHVRKDNSTFPAELSTSHFRYHGKSVILSICRDISERKQAEKKLKKYADELERSNELKDLFTDILRHDLLNPAGIIDGFTETVLEMENNETKIEILQKIRNNNKKIIHMIESASEFARLETMDDIEFKKIDICSLIDDVIENFEQDISQKNMDVEFISTQKCYALANEVIEDVFSNLLSNAIKYSPEGSKILIEIADKDDYWKVQVIDEGVGIPDEHKLHIFDRFKRAAKGGVKGTGLGLAIVKRIVELHKGEYGVEDNPKGKGSKFWITLKKYT, encoded by the coding sequence ATGAATATTAAAATCAGGGATTTTTGTGAATTACTGTTTGGAGACCTGCAGAATGGTATATGGGTGGTTGATAAAAATGGATCTGTTGTTTTTGCTAATAGCTCGATGAAAAGATTTCTTGGTATTGAAGATAATAATAGATCTATGGGAATTTTTGATAAATATTTATCTCAACAGTCTTTAAATGGAGTTGTATATTATGATAGACTGGCAGTAAAGGTAAAGACACTGCTTCAGGTAATTCCATTTGAAAATATGACAATGGAGACCACCTCTGGAAACCATCTATATGGCAGTGGTATGTTGATACCCTATCTTGATGAAAATAGCAATTATAGTGGATTTTTTGGCGTTCTTGAAAACATCAAGAGCTGTCAGAATGAAAAGGAATTTTTTGGCTCAAAAAAAAGTTCGGAGAAAAAACTGCAATCCGTTTATAGGAACAGTCCTGTAGTAGCTTTTCTCTGGAGTGCTGAAAAGGACTGGCCTGTAAAGTATGTTTCTGAGAACATATCCCAGTTTGGATACATTGCTGAAGAGTTAATGTCTGGAAATCTCAAGTATGGTGATCTAATTCATCCGGAAGATATTGATAAGGTCAGGAATGAAGTAGCAAGATATGAATCTGAAGGAAAAACGTTCTTTTCTCAGGAATATAGAATATTAACCAAAAAGGGAAAAGTAAGATGGGTTATTGAAAGATCTCTGATAGAACGTAATGAAGATGGAATACCGATTCATTTTCAGGGTATAATAATTGATATAACTGAACGCAAGAAAGCAGAAAAGGCACTTGAAGAATCTGAAAAAAAATTCAGGGCTCTTTTTGAAAATGCAAATGATGCTATTCTATTACATGATCTTGATGGCAATTTTCTGGAAGTGAACAAAGTAGCCTGCAGTAAACTTGGATATGCAAGAGATGAATTATTGAAAATGAATATTAAAGATTTCATTTCTCCAGAATGTACTCTTACTGCTTATGAAATGATTAAAAAAGCAAAAGATGATAAACATTCGGTATTTGAAGTTGTTCATGTGCGTAAGGATAACTCTACTTTCCCTGCAGAATTGAGTACCAGCCATTTCAGGTATCATGGAAAATCTGTAATTCTTTCAATATGCAGAGACATCTCAGAAAGAAAGCAGGCAGAGAAGAAACTGAAAAAGTATGCTGATGAGCTTGAGCGCTCAAATGAGCTAAAAGATCTGTTTACAGATATTCTTCGACATGATCTTCTAAACCCTGCAGGAATAATCGACGGTTTTACAGAAACGGTTCTGGAAATGGAAAATAATGAAACAAAGATCGAGATTCTGCAGAAAATAAGGAACAACAATAAAAAAATCATTCATATGATAGAAAGTGCTTCAGAGTTTGCACGTCTGGAAACCATGGATGATATTGAATTTAAAAAGATTGATATCTGCAGTTTAATTGACGATGTAATTGAGAATTTTGAGCAAGATATTTCTCAAAAGAATATGGATGTTGAATTTATTTCCACTCAGAAATGTTATGCTTTGGCTAATGAGGTCATTGAAGATGTATTCTCGAATCTGTTGTCCAACGCCATCAAATATAGCCCTGAAGGTAGTAAGATATTGATTGAAATAGCTGATAAAGACGATTACTGGAAAGTTCAGGTGATAGATGAAGGAGTGGGTATTCCCGATGAACATAAATTGCATATATTTGATCGGTTCAAAAGAGCTGCTAAAGGTGGAGTGAAAGGAACGGGATTGGGGCTTGCTATAGTAAAAAGAATTGTTGAACTTCATAAAGGAGAGTATGGGGTTGAGGATAATCCGAAGGGGAAAGGAAGTAAATTCTGGATAACCCTAAAAAAGTATACCTGA